Proteins co-encoded in one Bremerella cremea genomic window:
- a CDS encoding TIGR03009 domain-containing protein: MKNGIFLAACLVFTGLVTSVTYAQAPNYNFGQPSGLAPNNPQQQQPQQQFAQQGAQQQQFAQQGAQQQQPMGIMPPPFQITAAEQDYIDRILTFWEFRSKKVHHYEANFQRWEYDSVFGPPNPQIYKTYSEGIIKYEQPDKGLFQVDVIKHYVPPRDNQPAEYQARPKEVNEHWVCDGESIFEFDVPAKQLKVWPLPPEQKGQAITNGPLPFLFGANKDEIKSRFYLRVAPNQGNAKDEYWLEAWPKRPTDAAEYRFISILIDQKEFLPFAIEVYDRNFNPEAIAPEKPNFSRTVYKFTDRKTYEEGGLTANLQQMFKGAFYQPKLPSGWQRVVQSGPGNAMQGGNVPANAGRPQQQIPR, translated from the coding sequence ATGAAGAACGGAATCTTCCTCGCGGCGTGCCTAGTCTTTACGGGCCTAGTCACCAGCGTTACTTATGCTCAAGCCCCCAATTACAACTTTGGGCAACCGTCGGGATTGGCACCCAACAATCCGCAGCAGCAACAGCCGCAGCAGCAATTCGCACAGCAAGGGGCTCAGCAGCAGCAATTCGCACAGCAAGGGGCTCAGCAGCAGCAGCCGATGGGAATCATGCCGCCACCGTTTCAAATCACGGCGGCTGAACAAGACTACATCGACAGAATTCTCACCTTCTGGGAATTCCGCAGCAAAAAGGTGCATCACTACGAAGCCAACTTCCAGCGTTGGGAGTACGACTCGGTCTTTGGTCCGCCGAACCCGCAAATCTACAAAACCTACAGCGAAGGCATCATCAAATACGAACAGCCGGACAAGGGTTTGTTTCAAGTCGATGTCATCAAACACTACGTTCCACCTCGCGATAACCAGCCAGCTGAGTACCAAGCTCGCCCGAAAGAAGTGAACGAGCATTGGGTTTGCGATGGCGAATCGATCTTCGAGTTCGACGTACCAGCCAAGCAGCTGAAAGTCTGGCCGCTGCCGCCGGAACAAAAGGGACAAGCGATCACCAACGGTCCGCTGCCGTTTTTGTTTGGTGCCAACAAAGATGAAATCAAGTCTCGCTTTTACTTGCGAGTGGCACCGAACCAGGGCAACGCCAAAGACGAATACTGGCTCGAAGCCTGGCCCAAACGACCGACCGACGCGGCCGAGTACCGCTTTATCTCGATCTTGATCGATCAGAAAGAATTTCTGCCGTTTGCGATCGAAGTGTACGATCGGAACTTCAATCCCGAGGCCATAGCCCCCGAGAAACCCAACTTCTCGCGTACGGTTTATAAGTTCACCGACCGTAAGACCTACGAAGAAGGTGGCTTGACCGCGAATCTTCAGCAGATGTTCAAAGGTGCGTTCTATCAGCCCAAGCTTCCTTCCGGCTGGCAACGTGTCGTTCAATCGGGCCCTGGCAACGCCATGCAAGGTGGCAATGTGCCCGCCAACGCTGGTCGCCCACAGCAACAAATTCCGCGTTAG
- a CDS encoding NfeD family protein, whose amino-acid sequence MLRIRDTWIWLANVCLFLVLVFIAPLVSRAQEADPPAENHAEADHAKLTGARMRVPLPINGSVDTNVKKSLQRLLSRLNEGDPRPVVILELDATNAEQTTGSEFERSLSLARFLTSKEAARLKTVAYLKGKIEGHAVLIPLACEQIVMHPDAEIGNAGIDESSISLTMRHAYEEIAGYRNTLPPELALGMLDPNLEIYRVNKRRFVDGPQYEKLKAAGEVATSEKLVDQGKMALFTANELRQDLQLISNISENYRQLATLLEIPENQLTQDLGLERDWKAARFIMDGDISNRMVQRTSLSMQDAIQRGVNFLLIDLHSAGGDPIACENMVNYLLGLPDSVHTVALITDEALANSALIAMACDEIAIAPNAKLGGSGNYVYSHEGRHDLENYLVRISPEANRSWSVWGAMNDPDLEVYQYQRPGTTLSKFLSEREAADLPDAKQWQRGKEITTANEPLQLSGTQALDWGVADSQVTSVAEVSQQYGLPAELEVPKQNWAHRFVEVLASPSLAFFCLFVGVMAMISEFKAPGVGVPGFIAAICFMLFFWSRFLNGTAGWLEAMLFVGGIFFILMELFVLPGFGIFGLGGGLMVITAVVLAMQTFIWPSTDYELEQVPYSLGSVLVIFSGVIAAVIFAKHILPKTPFLNQTMLEAPDEEALEEIRRRETIVDLSHLIGDTGRAMTPLRPSGKAKIGHEIVSVTSDGDMIEQGEKVVVVQVRGNYAIVRSANA is encoded by the coding sequence ATGTTGAGAATTCGCGACACCTGGATCTGGCTGGCAAACGTTTGCCTGTTCCTGGTTCTGGTCTTCATCGCCCCTTTGGTATCTCGCGCCCAAGAGGCTGATCCGCCGGCAGAGAATCATGCCGAGGCGGACCACGCCAAGCTCACCGGTGCGCGCATGCGCGTGCCACTGCCGATCAACGGTTCGGTAGATACCAATGTCAAAAAATCGCTGCAGCGGCTTTTGTCTCGGCTTAACGAGGGCGATCCACGCCCGGTGGTAATTCTAGAACTCGATGCGACCAACGCAGAACAAACCACCGGCAGCGAGTTCGAGCGGAGCTTGTCTTTGGCCCGGTTTCTCACCTCCAAAGAAGCGGCTCGCCTTAAGACGGTCGCGTACTTGAAAGGGAAGATCGAAGGGCACGCGGTCTTAATTCCTTTGGCGTGCGAACAAATTGTGATGCACCCCGACGCCGAAATCGGCAACGCCGGGATCGACGAATCTTCCATTTCGCTGACCATGCGCCACGCCTACGAAGAGATCGCTGGCTACCGCAATACCTTACCGCCGGAACTGGCCTTGGGTATGCTCGATCCGAACCTGGAAATCTATCGCGTCAACAAACGCCGCTTCGTCGATGGCCCGCAGTACGAGAAGCTGAAAGCAGCAGGTGAGGTGGCGACCTCCGAAAAACTAGTCGACCAGGGAAAGATGGCCTTGTTCACCGCTAACGAACTGAGGCAAGACCTTCAACTGATTAGCAACATCAGCGAGAACTACCGCCAACTAGCCACCTTGCTGGAAATTCCTGAGAACCAACTCACGCAAGACCTGGGGCTTGAACGCGACTGGAAAGCGGCCCGCTTCATCATGGATGGGGACATTTCCAACCGGATGGTGCAGCGGACTTCGTTATCGATGCAAGACGCCATTCAACGGGGAGTCAACTTTCTGCTGATCGACCTCCATTCCGCTGGGGGTGATCCGATCGCCTGCGAAAACATGGTCAACTACTTGCTGGGGCTGCCCGATTCGGTGCATACGGTCGCGTTGATCACCGACGAAGCGTTGGCCAACTCGGCCTTGATTGCGATGGCCTGCGATGAAATTGCCATTGCTCCGAACGCCAAACTTGGGGGTTCTGGCAACTATGTCTATTCCCACGAGGGACGCCACGATTTAGAGAACTACTTGGTACGGATCTCGCCGGAGGCGAACCGTTCGTGGTCGGTGTGGGGAGCGATGAACGATCCCGATTTGGAAGTCTATCAATATCAGCGACCTGGGACGACGCTTTCCAAGTTCCTCAGCGAGCGCGAAGCAGCCGACCTGCCGGATGCGAAACAGTGGCAACGCGGCAAAGAGATCACCACTGCTAACGAGCCGCTGCAACTATCCGGCACCCAGGCCCTGGACTGGGGCGTTGCCGATTCTCAGGTGACCAGCGTGGCCGAAGTATCGCAGCAGTATGGTCTGCCGGCAGAACTGGAAGTTCCCAAACAAAATTGGGCTCACCGCTTTGTCGAGGTCTTGGCCAGCCCCAGCTTGGCGTTTTTCTGCTTGTTTGTGGGCGTGATGGCGATGATCAGCGAATTCAAAGCGCCCGGCGTGGGCGTGCCAGGCTTCATCGCGGCGATTTGCTTCATGCTGTTCTTTTGGAGCCGGTTTTTAAACGGCACTGCCGGTTGGCTGGAAGCCATGCTGTTTGTCGGCGGCATCTTCTTCATTTTGATGGAATTGTTCGTCTTGCCTGGCTTCGGCATCTTTGGGCTAGGCGGAGGCTTGATGGTGATTACGGCGGTTGTGCTGGCCATGCAAACATTCATTTGGCCCTCAACCGACTACGAACTGGAACAAGTTCCCTACTCGCTAGGGAGTGTGCTGGTGATCTTTTCTGGAGTTATAGCGGCGGTGATCTTCGCCAAGCATATCTTGCCCAAGACGCCATTTCTGAATCAGACCATGCTCGAAGCTCCGGACGAAGAAGCCTTAGAGGAAATCCGCCGACGAGAAACGATTGTCGACTTATCCCACCTGATTGGCGACACCGGCCGGGCGATGACCCCACTGCGACCGAGTGGAAAAGCAAAAATTGGGCATGAAATCGTGAGTGTCACCTCCGATGGCGATATGATAGAACAAGGCGAAAAAGTGGTCGTGGTGCAAGTGCGTGGCAATTATGCGATTGTTCGTTCGGCGAACGCGTGA
- a CDS encoding NfeD family protein yields the protein MSPLMIALILLVSGLCLAALEVFIPSAGVLGFVAAVSMVASVIYAYLKCDMATGTAFLAATVVLVPVIIGMAMRVWPYTPIGRMVLLDSAIDTEEDDQERATRNALVGQRGIARSRLLPGGIAEIDGQQYDVVIIGSPAEKGDLVEVVEVEGNHVLVTKVDEEEQESVSSPEPSPTKSLSSLNDDIFEDDPFA from the coding sequence ATGTCTCCCCTGATGATTGCCCTAATATTGCTCGTTTCAGGTTTATGCCTGGCGGCCTTAGAGGTATTCATCCCTTCCGCTGGAGTGCTCGGTTTTGTCGCGGCCGTTTCGATGGTTGCTTCGGTAATCTATGCCTATTTGAAGTGTGATATGGCCACCGGAACCGCTTTCCTGGCGGCTACGGTTGTGCTTGTCCCCGTAATTATTGGGATGGCAATGCGTGTCTGGCCATATACGCCCATCGGAAGGATGGTGCTGCTCGATTCGGCGATCGACACCGAAGAAGACGATCAAGAGCGGGCCACCCGCAATGCACTCGTCGGGCAACGAGGCATCGCCCGCAGCCGCTTGCTGCCCGGCGGAATTGCCGAGATCGATGGGCAACAATATGACGTCGTGATTATTGGCTCCCCCGCCGAGAAAGGGGATCTGGTTGAAGTTGTCGAAGTAGAAGGGAACCACGTCTTGGTAACAAAGGTTGACGAAGAGGAGCAGGAAAGCGTTTCTTCCCCCGAGCCCAGTCCGACCAAATCGCTTAGTTCGCTAAATGACGATATCTTTGAAGATGATCCCTTTGCTTGA
- the floA gene encoding flotillin-like protein FloA (flotillin-like protein involved in membrane lipid rafts), translated as MLNLIASTALLAASWGTNMIIIGLLIVILMMLVILGIVAFFFRLWIQSIWTGAGITLVDLMAMTIRNVNAKMIVRGKIMAVQAGLGDSSGITSKALEAHYLAGGNVPQVIKSMIAANKAKTIQLTFREATAIDLAGRDVLEAVQTSVYPKVIDCPPRNAKRTSLDAMAKNGIQLKVKARVTVRANLQRLIGGATEETIIGRVGEGIVSAIGSADTHSQVLENPDLISKAVLSRRLDANTAFEIVSIDIADIDVGENIGARLQADQAEADTQVARARAEGRRAMAVAEERENLAEIENARAMVVDAEAEVPKAIAEAFRTGQLSIMDYYSLRNVQADTDMRKSIATSSNASTNAQK; from the coding sequence ATGCTAAACCTCATTGCATCCACCGCTCTCCTGGCCGCCAGTTGGGGGACCAACATGATCATCATTGGGTTACTGATCGTAATCTTGATGATGCTGGTGATTCTGGGCATTGTGGCATTCTTTTTCCGTCTCTGGATACAATCGATCTGGACCGGGGCAGGCATCACGCTGGTCGATTTGATGGCCATGACCATCCGTAACGTCAACGCCAAGATGATTGTGCGGGGGAAAATCATGGCCGTGCAAGCTGGCCTGGGGGACTCGTCCGGGATTACCTCGAAAGCTCTGGAAGCCCACTATCTGGCTGGTGGTAACGTGCCGCAGGTTATCAAATCGATGATCGCCGCCAACAAAGCCAAAACCATTCAGCTCACCTTCCGCGAAGCCACGGCGATCGACCTGGCCGGCCGCGATGTTTTGGAAGCAGTCCAGACGAGCGTCTATCCCAAGGTGATCGACTGCCCACCCCGCAACGCCAAGCGAACCTCCCTCGACGCGATGGCCAAGAACGGGATTCAATTGAAGGTCAAAGCCCGCGTGACGGTACGGGCCAACCTACAACGGTTGATCGGTGGGGCGACGGAAGAAACGATCATCGGTCGTGTGGGAGAAGGCATTGTCAGTGCGATTGGTTCGGCAGACACCCACTCGCAAGTGCTAGAAAACCCTGACCTGATCTCGAAGGCCGTGCTTTCTCGCCGCTTAGATGCCAACACGGCGTTCGAGATTGTATCCATCGATATTGCCGATATCGATGTGGGTGAGAACATCGGTGCCCGCCTGCAAGCCGATCAGGCCGAAGCCGACACGCAAGTCGCCCGAGCCCGTGCAGAAGGCCGCCGAGCGATGGCAGTCGCCGAAGAACGCGAGAACCTGGCCGAAATTGAAAATGCCCGCGCGATGGTGGTGGATGCCGAAGCGGAAGTTCCCAAAGCAATTGCCGAAGCATTCCGCACCGGCCAACTAAGCATCATGGACTACTACTCGCTGCGTAACGTGCAAGCCGACACAGACATGCGGAAGTCGATTGCCACATCCAGCAATGCCTCGACCAACGCACAGAAATAG
- a CDS encoding NAD(P)-dependent oxidoreductase, which translates to MSSLKIAPGTTKIGWIGTGVMGSSMCGHLIEKGFSATVYNRTKSKAEALLGQGATWADTPQQVAEASDVVFTIVGFPQDVREVILGAEGVLAGSKAGNVIVDMTTSEPTLAAEIAEAAQQQGVHGIDAPVSGGDIGAKEARLSIMIGGDEAIVAALTPCWEAMGKTIVHQGGPGAGQHTKMVNQTLIASGMIGVCEALLYGYKAGLDLEKVMQSVSSGAAGSWNLSNLGPRIINNNFDPGFFVEHFIKDMGIALAEARKMGIAMPGLALAEQLYQAVKAQGHGRLGTHALELALCQLNNIDWKQR; encoded by the coding sequence ATGTCTTCGCTTAAGATTGCTCCCGGAACCACGAAAATCGGCTGGATTGGTACCGGCGTTATGGGTTCCAGCATGTGTGGTCACTTGATCGAAAAAGGCTTCTCGGCCACGGTCTACAATCGCACAAAATCGAAAGCGGAAGCATTGCTCGGCCAAGGAGCCACGTGGGCCGATACGCCCCAACAAGTTGCCGAGGCCAGTGACGTCGTTTTTACGATCGTTGGTTTTCCGCAAGATGTGCGGGAAGTGATTCTCGGTGCAGAAGGGGTCTTAGCGGGCAGTAAAGCAGGCAACGTGATTGTCGACATGACGACCAGCGAACCGACTTTGGCCGCCGAGATCGCCGAAGCAGCGCAACAGCAAGGGGTTCACGGCATCGACGCGCCCGTCTCTGGCGGCGACATCGGCGCGAAAGAGGCCCGGCTTTCGATCATGATCGGGGGCGACGAAGCGATCGTTGCCGCTTTGACACCTTGCTGGGAAGCAATGGGCAAAACCATCGTTCACCAAGGGGGCCCAGGTGCCGGGCAACACACCAAAATGGTGAATCAAACGTTGATCGCTTCCGGCATGATTGGCGTTTGCGAAGCGCTACTATACGGCTACAAAGCCGGCCTCGACCTGGAAAAGGTCATGCAAAGTGTTAGCTCTGGCGCGGCTGGCAGTTGGAATCTCTCGAATCTCGGCCCGCGGATCATCAACAACAATTTCGATCCTGGCTTCTTCGTCGAGCACTTTATTAAAGATATGGGCATCGCCCTCGCCGAAGCCCGAAAAATGGGAATCGCTATGCCTGGCTTGGCCTTGGCGGAACAGCTTTACCAAGCGGTGAAAGCCCAAGGACACGGTCGCCTGGGGACGCATGCCCTGGAATTGGCTTTGTGCCAGTTGAACAATATTGACTGGAAACAGCGCTAA
- a CDS encoding response regulator — MIADAIPELESTPTIDYRGEILICDDEPDICESLALFVRKRGFDPIVTHMGCECMSLAVKQRPAAILLDVNLPDICGLDVCAQLSDADQTREIPIIILSASGEGNMVQQTRRSGARFYVRKPYDPNTVVAILEQAINDSQSW, encoded by the coding sequence ATGATTGCCGATGCCATCCCGGAATTGGAATCCACCCCGACCATTGATTACCGGGGAGAAATTCTCATCTGCGATGATGAACCCGATATTTGCGAGTCTCTCGCGTTGTTTGTCCGCAAACGTGGCTTCGATCCGATTGTCACGCACATGGGCTGCGAGTGCATGTCTCTGGCCGTCAAACAACGGCCGGCGGCCATTTTGCTAGATGTCAACTTGCCCGATATTTGCGGGCTGGACGTTTGCGCCCAACTTTCCGACGCCGACCAAACACGCGAGATTCCGATCATTATCCTGAGTGCCAGCGGCGAAGGAAACATGGTGCAGCAGACGCGGCGGAGCGGGGCACGGTTTTACGTTCGCAAGCCGTACGATCCCAACACCGTGGTCGCCATTCTGGAACAAGCAATCAACGATTCACAGTCTTGGTAG
- a CDS encoding CerR family C-terminal domain-containing protein, whose amino-acid sequence MSSPPLEAKQRLLLAAIHEFALHGYDHGTVRRICGRADVNVNAVKYYFTDKRGLYVEAVKEAHRSRHQAIANGNLFIPPDDELEMEPAVRLKAFIFQMVKMAMDAQDRTDYRHLLIFRELANPSEATQHIVQEFIRPHFERLNGILLQLLPPETPLVERRLLAFSVVGQCMHYKMAGRIIEMLVSPEEYQELTAERIAEHIYNVIQAAIWQKHQARA is encoded by the coding sequence ATGAGTTCACCCCCGCTTGAGGCGAAACAGCGCTTGCTCTTGGCAGCAATCCACGAGTTTGCCCTGCATGGTTACGATCATGGAACGGTTCGTCGTATTTGCGGTCGGGCCGATGTGAACGTCAATGCGGTGAAGTATTACTTCACCGACAAGCGTGGGCTGTACGTCGAGGCGGTGAAGGAGGCCCATCGCTCCCGGCATCAAGCTATAGCAAACGGCAATCTCTTCATCCCCCCTGACGACGAACTCGAAATGGAGCCTGCGGTTCGTTTGAAAGCGTTTATCTTTCAAATGGTGAAGATGGCAATGGATGCTCAGGATCGTACCGATTATCGGCATTTGCTGATCTTTCGCGAACTAGCCAATCCTTCGGAGGCCACACAGCATATCGTGCAAGAGTTCATTCGCCCCCATTTCGAGCGGCTCAACGGTATTTTGCTGCAGCTTTTGCCACCAGAGACCCCATTGGTTGAACGCCGTTTACTGGCCTTTAGCGTGGTGGGACAATGCATGCATTACAAAATGGCCGGGCGAATTATCGAGATGTTGGTTTCTCCGGAAGAATATCAAGAGCTCACCGCCGAACGCATCGCCGAGCACATTTACAACGTCATCCAGGCCGCGATCTGGCAGAAGCACCAAGCTAGGGCGTAG
- a CDS encoding efflux RND transporter periplasmic adaptor subunit → MEKTTNFTELALKSLFSVTLIGAGVAAFFILGKGQSKPDQPPPDDTRIVNVSPAALEDSEIQFEVDGVVVPYREIQLAAEVAGRVTDKPSDFRVGRMVHKGDTVALIDRRDYELELERLQEELQQANNNITETDVQISSTNGQIALAQENLAIQEKSRERFEKLFKSKATTEVSVDDAKQAEITARTTLQTHQDQLNLLRATKARLQSVCDRIRSEIAAAKLQLDRTSIQSPIDGIVVEDTFEQDSYLQKGTALCTIRDTSKLEIKCSLQPYQMKWLWESALGSENSSKRGAYELPETDVSVRYRLGKDVFVWSGRLTRYDGGQIDQQTRMIPCRVQVDNPMQVGKLVVNEQDGTETVEPVSNVPTLMVGMYVQVKVNVKLNTPLVRVPLSAIFPGNQLWIVEDEKLRRRQVSVLVTQGDSAIVYADENAVLPGESIVVSSLTSPFNGAKVKIVEAKE, encoded by the coding sequence ATGGAGAAGACCACCAATTTTACGGAGCTGGCCCTCAAGTCCCTTTTTTCGGTGACACTGATTGGGGCAGGGGTGGCCGCGTTTTTCATCTTAGGGAAAGGCCAATCGAAGCCTGACCAGCCGCCCCCCGATGACACCCGGATTGTCAACGTCTCGCCTGCGGCACTGGAAGACTCAGAAATCCAATTCGAAGTCGACGGGGTTGTCGTTCCCTACCGCGAAATCCAGTTGGCCGCCGAGGTCGCTGGCCGCGTTACCGACAAGCCGAGCGATTTTCGCGTCGGGCGAATGGTGCATAAGGGGGACACGGTCGCCCTAATCGATCGGCGTGACTACGAGCTAGAACTAGAACGTCTCCAAGAAGAACTGCAACAAGCCAACAACAACATCACCGAGACCGACGTCCAAATAAGTTCAACCAATGGCCAAATCGCCTTAGCTCAGGAAAACCTCGCCATTCAGGAAAAATCCCGCGAGCGGTTCGAGAAGCTCTTTAAAAGCAAAGCCACAACCGAGGTCAGCGTAGACGACGCGAAGCAAGCGGAAATCACCGCCCGAACCACGCTGCAAACCCATCAAGACCAACTTAATTTGCTGCGTGCGACTAAGGCCCGTCTTCAAAGTGTATGCGATCGCATTCGCTCTGAAATCGCAGCGGCCAAGCTTCAGCTCGATCGAACTTCCATTCAATCACCCATCGATGGGATTGTTGTTGAAGACACCTTCGAGCAAGACAGCTACCTCCAAAAAGGAACCGCTCTCTGCACGATTCGCGATACGTCCAAACTAGAAATCAAATGCAGCTTACAGCCTTATCAAATGAAATGGCTGTGGGAATCGGCCCTCGGCTCTGAAAATTCGAGCAAACGAGGCGCTTACGAATTGCCAGAGACAGACGTCTCGGTGCGCTATCGCCTGGGGAAAGATGTCTTTGTCTGGAGCGGCAGACTAACCCGCTACGATGGTGGCCAAATCGACCAGCAGACGCGTATGATCCCTTGTCGTGTCCAAGTCGATAACCCGATGCAAGTCGGCAAGCTGGTTGTCAACGAGCAAGACGGTACGGAAACGGTAGAACCGGTTTCCAACGTCCCCACCTTGATGGTTGGCATGTATGTGCAAGTCAAGGTCAATGTAAAGCTGAACACTCCGCTGGTTCGCGTGCCGCTCTCAGCAATCTTTCCTGGCAATCAGTTGTGGATTGTCGAGGACGAAAAGCTACGCCGTCGCCAAGTTTCGGTGCTGGTCACCCAGGGAGATTCGGCGATTGTGTATGCCGATGAAAACGCCGTTCTGCCTGGCGAAAGCATCGTCGTCTCCTCCCTCACTTCGCCGTTTAATGGTGCCAAAGTCAAAATCGTTGAGGCGAAGGAGTAA